One window from the genome of Mumia sp. ZJ1417 encodes:
- the ribH gene encoding 6,7-dimethyl-8-ribityllumazine synthase produces the protein MSGAGSPDLASTDGSGLRVAIVASSWHTVVMDGLVAGATKALAEMGTPEPTLVRVPGAFELAPVVAAYARAGYDAVIALGVVIRGGTPHFEYVCQAATDGLAKVALDTGVPVGFGLLTCDDEAQALDRAGLADSREDKGREAAQAAVATARVLASVR, from the coding sequence ATGAGCGGAGCAGGATCCCCCGACCTGGCGAGCACCGACGGGAGCGGCCTGAGGGTCGCGATCGTCGCGTCGTCGTGGCACACGGTCGTGATGGACGGCCTCGTCGCCGGCGCCACGAAGGCGCTGGCCGAGATGGGCACGCCGGAACCGACGCTGGTCCGCGTACCGGGCGCGTTCGAGCTCGCGCCGGTCGTCGCGGCGTACGCGCGCGCCGGCTACGACGCTGTGATCGCCCTCGGGGTCGTCATCCGCGGTGGCACGCCTCACTTCGAGTACGTCTGCCAGGCGGCGACCGACGGGCTCGCGAAGGTCGCGCTCGACACGGGTGTCCCGGTCGGGTTCGGGCTCCTGACGTGCGACGACGAGGCGCAGGCGCTGGACCGTGCCGGGCTGGCCGACAGCCGCGAGGACAAGGGCCGGGAGGCCGCACAGGCAGCCGTCGCGACGGCGCGCGTGCTGGCCTCGGTACGCTAG
- a CDS encoding phosphoribosyl-ATP diphosphatase, protein MKTFDTLFAELSSKAADRPEGSRTVAELDGGVHAIGKKLVEEAAESWMAAEHESRERAAEELSQLLYHVQVMMLAKGLTLDDVYAHL, encoded by the coding sequence ATGAAGACCTTCGACACGCTCTTCGCCGAGCTCAGCAGCAAGGCGGCCGACCGCCCCGAGGGCTCGCGCACGGTCGCCGAGCTCGACGGCGGCGTGCACGCGATCGGCAAGAAGCTGGTCGAGGAGGCCGCGGAGTCCTGGATGGCGGCGGAGCACGAGTCGCGCGAGCGCGCGGCCGAGGAGCTCAGCCAGCTGCTCTACCACGTCCAGGTGATGATGCTGGCCAAGGGACTGACGCTGGACGACGTGTACGCGCATCTGTGA